A stretch of the Papaver somniferum cultivar HN1 chromosome 6, ASM357369v1, whole genome shotgun sequence genome encodes the following:
- the LOC113289058 gene encoding probable alpha-amylase 2: MGYVNHDLDDQNSNQGLVLQNGKEILFQAFNWESHKYNWWRTLERKVPDIEKSGFTTAWLPPATNSFAPEGYLPQDLYSLNSSYGSEHMLKALLYKMKQHRVRPMADIVINHRIGTTQGHGGRYNRYDGISLSWDERAVTSCTGGLGNRSTGDNFNGVPNIDHTQTFVRKDIIKWLQWLRYDVGFQDFRFDFARGYAPKFAKEYIQEAKPIFSVGEYWDSCSYNGCGLEYNQDSHRQRIINWIDNTGGLSTAFDFTTKGILQEAVRGELWRLRDAQGKPPGVMGWWASRAVTFLDNHDTGSTQAHWPFPSSHVMEGYAYLLTHPGIPSVFYDHFCDWGESIHDQIVKLMSIRKSKGIHSRSSIKIAEAQPNLYSAFIGEKVCMKIGDGTWCPAGKEWTLATCGHRYAVWQK, from the exons ATGGGTTACGTGAATCAT GATCTTGATGACCAGAACTCGAACCAAG GTTTAGTGCTACAGAATGGAAAAGAAATCCTATTCCAG GCTTTCAACTGGGAGTCACATAAATATAATTGGTGGAGAACACTAGAAAGAAAAGTCCCTGATATTGAAAAGTCGGGGTTCACGACAGCATGGTTGCCACCAGCAACCAATTCCTTCGCACCAGAAG gttACCTACCTCAGGACCTTTATTCTCTCAACTCCTCATATGGTTCTGAGCATATGTTAAAAGCTTTACTGTATAAAATGAAGCAGCATAGAGTTAGACCAATGGCAGACATAGTTATTAATCATCGTATTGGAACTACCCAAGGGCATGGAGGAAGATATAACCGCTATGATGGGATTTCATTATCATGGGATGAACGCGCTGTTACATCTTGTACTGGTGGATTG GGAAACCGAAGCACTGGAGACAACTTTAACGGGGTTCCAAACATAGATCATACACAAACTTTTGTTCGGAAAGACATCATCAAGTGGCTACAGTGGCTCCGATATGATGTTGGTTTCCAGGATTTCCGTTTTGACTTTGCAAGAGG GTACGCACCAAAATTTGCAAAAGAGTATATTCAGGAGGCTAAACCAATATTTTCTGTTGGCGAATACTGGGACTCCTGTAGCTACAATGGATGCGGCTTGGAGTACAATCAAG ATAGTCATAGGCagcggattatcaattggattGACAACACAGGAGGGCTTTCCACTGCATTTGATTTCACAACAAAGGGAATTCTTCAG GAAGCTGTTAGGGGAGAACTGTGGCGTTTACGTGATGCTCAAGGAAAACCACCAGGGGTGATGGGGTGGTGGGCATCTAGGGCAGTCACGTTCCTTGATAACCATGATACAGGTTCCACACAG GCTCACTGGCCTTTCCCCTCTAGTCATGTTATGGAG GGTTATGCTTATCTACTCACACATCCGGGAATACCATCCGTGTTCTATGACCACTTTTGTGATTGGGGAGAATCTATTCACGATCAAATTGTGAAGCTG ATGAGCATTCGAAAAAGTAAAGGAATTCATAGTCGATCATCTATAAAGATTGCTGAGGCCCAGCCAAATCTCTACTCAGCATTCATCGGGGAAAAAGTGTGCATGAAGATTGGAGACGGGACCTGGTGCCCAGCTGGGAAAGAATGGACTCTAGCAACTTGTGGTCACCGATATGCAGTCTGGCAGAAGTAA